CCTCGAACACGACATGGTGATCTGTGGCGAAGTCGAGCTGCGTATTCACCATCACCTGTTGGTTGGCGAAAACACCAAGACCGACAGCATCAGCCGCATCTATTCCCACGCCCAGTCCCTGGCCCAGTGCCGCAAGTGGCTGGACGCCCATTACCCGAATGTCGAGCGCGTGGCGGTGTCCAGCAACGCCGAAGCGGCCAAACGGGTCAAGGGTGAGTGGAACTCGGCAGCGATTGCCGGCGACATGGCTGCCGGCCTCTACGGGTTGACCCGTCTGGCTGAGAAAATCGAGGATCGCCCGGACAACTCCACGCGATTCCTGATGATCGGCAGCCAGGAAGTGCCGCCGACCGGTGATGACAAGACCTCGATCATCGTTTCCATGAGCAACAAGCCCGGCGCTCTCCACGAGTTGCTGGTGCCGTTCCACGACAATGGCATCGATCTGACACGGATCGAGACCCGTCCGTCGCGCAGCGGTAAATGGACCTACGTGTTCTTCATCGACTTCGTCGGCCATCACCGCGACCCGCTGGTCAAAGGTGTGCTGGAAAAGATCAGTCAGGAAGCGGTGGCACTCAAAGTGCTGGGTTCCTACCCGAAAGCAGTTCTCTAAGGGCGGTAGCAAATGAGTGGCAACTTCCTCGCTCTGGCACAGCCGGGCGTGCAACAACTTTCGCCTTACGTTCCGGGTAAGCCTGTGGACGAACTGGCCCGTGAGCTGAACCTCGATCCGGCCAGCATCGTCAAGCTGGCGAGCAACGAAAACCCGTTGGGCGCCAGTCCCAAGGCGCTGGCGGCGATTCGCGAAGCGCTGGCCGAGCTGACCCGCTATCCGGACGGCAATGGTTTTGCGCTCAAAACCCTGTTGGCCGATCAGTGTCGCGTCGAGCTGAACCAAGTGACGCTGGGCAACGGCTCCAACGATATTCTGGAGCTGGTGGCGCGTGCCTATCTGGCGCCGGGCCTGAACGCGGTGTTCAGCGAGCATGCGTTTGCGGTCTATCCGATCGCGACCCAGGCCGTTGGTGCCCAGGCAAAAGTGATCCCGGCCAAAGACTGGGGGCATGATCTGCCGGCGATGCTGGCCGCGATCGATGCCGATACCCGCGTGGTGTTCATCGCCAACCCGAACAACCCGACCGGGACCTGGTTCGATGCCGAGGCGCTGGATGAATTCCTGCAGGACGTTCCGGCCCATGTGCTGGTGGTGCTGGACGAGGCCTACATCGAGTACGCCGAAGGCAGCGACTTGCCGGATGGCCTGGACTATCTGGCGGCCTATCCGAACCTGCTGGTCTCGCGCACCTTCTCCAAGGCCTATGGTCTGGCGTCGCTGCGGGTCGGCTACGGTTTGTCCTCGGCCATCGTCGCCGATGTGCTCAATCGCGTGCGTCAGCCGTTCAACGTCAACAGCCTTGCGCTGGCCGCCGCTTGTGCCGCGCTGCAAGACGTCGAGTACCTGGCTGAAAGCCGTCGCCTGAACCAATCCGGCATGCAGCAGCTTGAGGCGGGTTTCCGTGAGTTGGGGTTGAGCTGGATTCCCTCCAAAGGCAACTTCATCTGTGTCGATCTGGGTCGCGTTGCTGCCCCGGTGTTCCAGGGGTTGCTGCGCGAAGGCGTGATCGTACGTCCGGTGGCCAACTACGGCATGCCGAATCACCTGCGCATCACCATCGGTTTGCCAGCGGAAAACAGCCGCTTCCTCGAGGCGCTGACCAAGGTTATGGCTCGTGGTTGATGTCACTGCACTGCAATCTGCTGAACCTATGATCGGTCGCCTGGTGGTGGTCGGTCTGGGGTTGATCGGCGGTTCGTTTGCCAAAGGCCTGCGTGAAAGCGGTCTGTGCCGCGAAGTGGTCGGGGTCGATCTCGACCCGCAGTCGCGCAAGCTGGCGGTCGAGTTGGGTGTGGTGGATCGCTGCGAAGAAGACCTGGTGGCGGCTTGCCAGGGCGCGGACGTGATTCAGTTGGCGGTGCCGATCCTGGCCATGGAGAAACTGCTCGCGCTGTTGGCGGGCATGGATCTGGGGCAGGCGATCCTGACTGACGTCGGCAGTGCCAAGGGCAATGTGGTGCGCGCGGCGACCGAGGCGTTTGGCGGTATGCCGGCGCGTTTCGTGCCAGGGCATCCGATTGCCGGTTCCGAGCAGAGCGGGGTGGAAGCCTCCAATGCTGACCTGTTCCGTCGCCATAAAGTGATTCTGACGCCGCTGGATCAGACCGATCCGGCCGCGCTGGCGGTGGTCGACCGGTTGTGGCGCGAATTGGGCGCCGACGTCGAGCACATGCAAGTCGAGCGTCATGACGAAGTGTTGGCGGCGACCAGCCATTTGCCGCACTTGCTGGCGTTCGGTTTGGTCGATTCATTGGCCAAACGCAATGAAAATCTTGAGATCTTCCGTTACGCTGCGGGCGGTTTCCGCGATTTCACAAGAATCGCCGGTAGCGACCCGGTCATGTGGCACGACATCTTCCTCGCCAACCGCGAAGCTGTCCTGCGCACACTCGATACATTTCGCAGCGACCTCGACGCCTTGCGCGACGCGGTCGATGCAGGGGATGGGCACCAATTGTTGGGCGTGTTCACTCGCGCCCGGGTTGCCCGCGAGCATTTCAGTAAAATCCTGGCCCGCCGGGCCTATGTGGACGCTATGAATTCCAACGATCTGATTTTCCTGGCACAACCTGGTGGCCGCCTGACTGGGCGGATTCGTGTACCGGGCGACAAATCGATTTCCCACCGCTCGATCATGCTCGGTTCCCTGGCCGAAGGCGTCACTGAAGTGGAAGGTTTCCTCGAGGGCGAAGACGCCCTGGCGACCCTGCAAGCTTTCCGCGACATGGGTGTCGTCATCGAAGGTCCGCACCATGGTCGCGTGACCATTCACGGCGTCGGCCTGCATGGCCTGAAGCCTGCGCCGGGCCCGATCTATCTGGGTAACTCCGGCACTTCGATGCGTCTGCTGTCTGGCCTGCTGGCTGCGCAGAACTTCGACAGTACCCTGACCGGCGACGCTTCGTTGTCCAAGCGTCCGATGAATCGCGTGGCCAATCCGCTACGTGAAATGGGCGCTGTGATCGAGACCGCCGCTGACGGTCGTCCACCGATGACCATTCGTGGCGGCAACAAGCTCAAGGGCCTGACTTACACCATGCCGATGGCCAGTGCCCAGGTTAAATCCTGCCTGCTGCTGGCGGGTCTGTATGCCGAAGGCAAGACCACGGTCACCGAGCCGGCACCGACTCGCGACCACACTGAGCGCATGTTGCGCGGCTTCGGCTACCCGGTGACCGTTAACGGGGCGACCGCCTCGGTCGAG
The Pseudomonas sp. GR 6-02 genome window above contains:
- the hisC gene encoding histidinol-phosphate transaminase: MSGNFLALAQPGVQQLSPYVPGKPVDELARELNLDPASIVKLASNENPLGASPKALAAIREALAELTRYPDGNGFALKTLLADQCRVELNQVTLGNGSNDILELVARAYLAPGLNAVFSEHAFAVYPIATQAVGAQAKVIPAKDWGHDLPAMLAAIDADTRVVFIANPNNPTGTWFDAEALDEFLQDVPAHVLVVLDEAYIEYAEGSDLPDGLDYLAAYPNLLVSRTFSKAYGLASLRVGYGLSSAIVADVLNRVRQPFNVNSLALAAACAALQDVEYLAESRRLNQSGMQQLEAGFRELGLSWIPSKGNFICVDLGRVAAPVFQGLLREGVIVRPVANYGMPNHLRITIGLPAENSRFLEALTKVMARG
- the pheA gene encoding prephenate dehydratase, with the protein product MSEQELKALRLRIDALDEKVLELISERARCAQEVARVKMASLAEGEVPVFYRPEREAQVLKRVMERNQGPLGNEEMARLFREIMSSCLALEQPLKVAYLGPEGTFTQAAAMKHFGHAVISKPMAAIDEVFREVAAGAVNFGVVPVENSTEGAVNHTLDSFLEHDMVICGEVELRIHHHLLVGENTKTDSISRIYSHAQSLAQCRKWLDAHYPNVERVAVSSNAEAAKRVKGEWNSAAIAGDMAAGLYGLTRLAEKIEDRPDNSTRFLMIGSQEVPPTGDDKTSIIVSMSNKPGALHELLVPFHDNGIDLTRIETRPSRSGKWTYVFFIDFVGHHRDPLVKGVLEKISQEAVALKVLGSYPKAVL
- a CDS encoding bifunctional prephenate dehydrogenase/3-phosphoshikimate 1-carboxyvinyltransferase; its protein translation is MIGRLVVVGLGLIGGSFAKGLRESGLCREVVGVDLDPQSRKLAVELGVVDRCEEDLVAACQGADVIQLAVPILAMEKLLALLAGMDLGQAILTDVGSAKGNVVRAATEAFGGMPARFVPGHPIAGSEQSGVEASNADLFRRHKVILTPLDQTDPAALAVVDRLWRELGADVEHMQVERHDEVLAATSHLPHLLAFGLVDSLAKRNENLEIFRYAAGGFRDFTRIAGSDPVMWHDIFLANREAVLRTLDTFRSDLDALRDAVDAGDGHQLLGVFTRARVAREHFSKILARRAYVDAMNSNDLIFLAQPGGRLTGRIRVPGDKSISHRSIMLGSLAEGVTEVEGFLEGEDALATLQAFRDMGVVIEGPHHGRVTIHGVGLHGLKPAPGPIYLGNSGTSMRLLSGLLAAQNFDSTLTGDASLSKRPMNRVANPLREMGAVIETAADGRPPMTIRGGNKLKGLTYTMPMASAQVKSCLLLAGLYAEGKTTVTEPAPTRDHTERMLRGFGYPVTVNGATASVESGHKLTATHIEVPGDISSSAFFLVAASIAEGSELVLEHVGINPTRTGVIDILRLMGADITLENQREVGGEPVADLRVRAAKLKGIEIPEALVPLAIDEFPVLFVAAACAEGRTVLRGAEELRVKESDRIQVMADGLLALGVKCEPTPDGLIIDGGQIGGGEVHGHGDHRIAMAFSVASLRATAPIRIHDCANVATSFPNFLALCAQVGIRVAQEAQS